The following proteins come from a genomic window of Gossypium raimondii isolate GPD5lz chromosome 5, ASM2569854v1, whole genome shotgun sequence:
- the LOC105768428 gene encoding NEP1-interacting protein 1: MLKELFIGITEVPFRCAEEVSLWVLAAMKDVGIGFLIEVGFAAFSFVFALETIVGAMKGQTTETGLFNGAGLGAVAGAITAVQLLESLADGELLSQVSLLVRLVSQKVFIARVNSAMLKAFQWEMNIFESTYTEISNICDVDGAKGLSRSWIQKLPMHEIQSSPMFQSSCSICLQGLKDGEMARNLPRCEHMFHLNCIDEWLSRVGTCPMCRDHVF; encoded by the exons ATGTTAAAGGAGTTGTTTATAGGCATAACTGAGGTTCCATTTAGATGTGCAGAAGAAGTCTCTTTGTGGGTTTTGGCTGCAATGAAAGATGTTGGAATTGGGTTCTTAATTGAAGTCGGCTTTGCTGCTTTCAGCTTCGTTTTTGCCTTGG aAACTATAGTAGGAGCAATGAAAGGCCAAACGACTGAAACTGGATTGTTCAATGGGGCTGGACTTGGTGCTGTTGCAGGTGCAATCACAGCCGTTCAATTGCTTGAATCATTGGCTGATGGGGAGTTATTATCACAG GTATCTTTATTAGTTAGGTTAGTGAGTCAGAAGGTCTTCATTGCACGGGTGAATTCAGCAATGCTAAAAGCTTTTCAATGGGAA ATGAACATATTTGAATCAACATATACAGAGATCTCAAACATTTGTGATGTAGATGGAGCAAAGGGTTTGTCAAGAAGTTGGATTCAAAAGCTTCCAATGCATGAAATTCAATCTAGTCCCATGTTTCAGTCTTCTTGTTCAATTTGCTTACAG GGTCTAAAAGATGGTGAAATGGCAAGAAATCTTCCGAGATGTGAGCATATGTTTCACTTAAATTGCATAGATGAATGGCTGAGCAGGGTAGGCACTTGTCCAATGTGCAGAGACCATGTTTTTTAG
- the LOC105768427 gene encoding uncharacterized protein LOC105768427 translates to MKVTGKTSLPATFPVRNPTDVDLKLTEKRKTRNTRRKRVSAPLVGRRSRPGTPLLKWKKEEGEKVKVELEEEEEEEDGGRRGGVRGRRKKGASKISARKLAAGLWRLHLPEMVTPCGERMHRLGFKPSNGFMDVPFLYHHEGKVYGSDAKDPSQSRSSVSGTKNGFLHKIEPSVPFSNSAMEGATKWDPVGLKATDDAQKFFRHVKRIEQQVSAVSIVSALEAELEQSRARIEELETERRSSKKKLEQFLRKVSEERAAWRSREHEKIRAVVDDVKAELNREKKNRQRLEIVNSKLVNELAATKLSAKQYIQDYEKERKARELIEEVCDELAKEIGEDKAEVEELRRDSMKLREEVDEERKMLQMAEVWREERVQMKLIDAKVALEDRYSQMNKLVADLETFLRSRAGTLEAKDMKEAESLRQVAASVNVEEIKEFTYEPPKPDDIFAVFEDVALAEANEREIEPCVAHSPASYSSKVHMVSPEINMMRKDIIPRHPNAYVDQSDEIEEDESGWETVSHLEDQGSSYSPEGSAASVNKNCRGSNFSGSGIEWEENSCRDTDTPDTEISEVCSLPARQFKKVSSVAKLWRSFPNNGENYKIISVEGTNGRLSNGRKSNSGIMSPDQGSGKGCVSPPNLVGHWSSPDTGHQHITRGKKGCIEWPRGPPKSSLKAKLLEARMETQKLQLRHILKQKT, encoded by the exons ATGAAAGTGACGGGGAAAACGAGTTTACCGGCGACATTTCCGGTGAGGAATCCGACGGACGTGGATCTCAAGCTGACGGAGAAGAGAAAGACACGGAACACGAGGCGAAAACGGGTTAGTGCACCGTTGGTAGGACGGCGGAGTAGGCCGGGCACGCCTTTGTTGAAATGGAAGAAGGAGGAGGGAGAGAAAGTCAAGGTGGAGCTCGAGGAggaggaagaggaggaggaCGGTGGTCGGAGAGGTGGTGTTCGGGGACGACGCAAGAAAGGAGCTTCGAAGATTTCGGCGAGGAAGCTTGCAGCTGGTTTGTGGCGGTTGCATTTGCCGGAGATGGTGACTCCCTGTGGAGAGAGGATGCACCGGTTGGGGTTCAAG CCTAGTAATGGTTTTATGGATGTCCCTTTTCTTTATCATCACGAGGGTAAAGTTTATGGTTCGGATGCAAAGGATCCATCACAGAGCCGTAGCTCTGTCTCCGGCACGAAGAATGGCTTCTTGCATAAG ATTGAGCCTTCGGTTCCATTTTCGAACTCGGCGATGGAGGGAGCTACAAAGTGGGATCCTGTTGGGTTAAAAGCAACAGATGATGCACAGAAATTTTTTAGACATGTGAAGCGTATTGAACAACAAGTAAGTGCAGTATCAATTGTTTCTGCCCTTGAAGCTGAGCTAGAGCAGTCTCGAGCTCGGATTGAGGAGCTTGAGACTGAGCGTAGGTCCTCAAAGAAGAAACTCGAGCAGTTCTTGAGGAAAGTTAGTGAGGAAAGGGCTGCATGGCGGAGCAGGGAGCATGAGAAAATACGCGCAGTTGTTGATGATGTTAAAGCTGAATTGAACCGGGAAAAGAAAAACCGACAGAGGCTTGAAATAGTTAATTCAAAATTGGTGAATGAGCTGGCTGCGACCAAGTTATCAGCAAAGCAATATATTCAGGAttatgaaaaggaaagaaaggcTCGAGAACTGATCGAAGAAGTATGTGATGAACTTGCTAAGGAAATTGGAGAAGACAAGGCTGAAGTAGAAGAATTAAGGCGAGATTCGATGAAGCTTCGAGAGGAAGTTgatgaagaaagaaagatgttgcAGATGGCTGAGGTCTGGCGTGAGGAACGTGTTCAAATGAAGCTCATTGACGCAAAGGTAGCACTCGAAGATAGGTATTCGCAGATGAACAAACTTGTTGCGGATTTGGAGACTTTTCTAAGGTCAAGAGCCGGAACTCTGGAAGCAAAAGACATGAAAGAAGCAGAATCCCTTAGACAGGTTGCTGCGTCAGTTAATGTTGAAGAAATCAAGGAATTTACATATGAGCCCCCAAAACCGGATGACATTTTTGCTGTTTTTGAAGATGTAGCTTTAGCTGAAGCCAATGAAAGGGAAATCGAACCATGTGTTGCACATAGTCCTGCCAGCTATTCCTCGAAAGTTCATATGGTGAGTCCTGAAATTAACATGATGAGAAAGGACATCATTCCGAGACATCCAAATGCATATGTTGATCAGAGTGATGAGATAGAAGAAGATGAGAGTGGGTGGGAAACTGTTAGCCATCTTGAAGATCAGGGCTCGAGTTATTCACCTGAAGGGAGTGCTGCGTCTGTAAACAAGAATTGCCGGGGCAGTAATTTCTCGGGTAGTGGAATCGAATGGGAAGAAAATTCATGCAGAGATACAGATACACCAGACACGGAAATTAGTGAAGTTTGTTCGTTACCGGCTAGACAGTTCAAGAAGGTTTCATCAGTAGCCAAGCTTTGGAGATCATTCCCGAACAACggagaaaattacaaaataatctcAGTAGAAGGAACAAATGGTAGGCTTTCAAACGGAAGAAAATCTAACAGTGGTATCATGTCCCCTGATCAAGGGTCAGGTAAAGGTTGTGTTAGCCCCCCAAACCTGGTAGGACACTGGAGTTCTCCCGACACTGGTCATCAACACATAACGAGAGGGAAGAAAGGGTGCATCGAATGGCCTCGTGGTCCACCAAAAAGTAGTTTGAAGGCAAAACTTTTGGAGGCAAGAATGGAAACTCAGAAGCTCCAATTACGGCACATCCTTAAACAGAAGACGTAG